A region from the Manihot esculenta cultivar AM560-2 chromosome 13, M.esculenta_v8, whole genome shotgun sequence genome encodes:
- the LOC110630106 gene encoding uncharacterized protein LOC110630106 isoform X2 — MEWATVQHLDLRHVGRGVNKPLQPHAAAFHPTQALIAAAIGTYIIEFDALTGSKLSTIDIGASVVRMSYSPTSGHSVIAILEDCTIRCCDFDTEQTCVLHSPEKRMEQISSDTEVHLALTPLQPVVFFGFHRRMSVTVVGTVEGGRAPTKIKTDLKKPIVNLACHPRLPVLYVAYADGLIRAYNIHTYAVAYTLQLDNTIKLIGAGAFAFHSTLEWIFVGDRRGTLLAWDVSTERPNMIGITQVGSQPITSISWLSTLRLLVTVSKDGTLQVWKTRVIINPNRPPMQANFFESAGIESIDIPRILSQKGGEAVYPLPRIRSLEVHSKLNLAALLFASMSGGDNLKNRAAYTREGRKQLFAVLQSARGSSASVLKEKLSSLGSSGILADHQLQAQLQEHHLKGQSQLTISDIARKAFLYSHFMEGHAKNAPISRLPLITISDAKHHLKDIPACLPFHLELNFFNKENRVLHYPVRAFYVDGMNLMGYNLCSGMDNIYKKLYTSIPGNVEFHPKHIAHSKKQHLFLVVYEFSGSTNEVVLYWENTDSQPANIKGNTVKGRDAVFIGPNENQFAILDEDKTGLVLYVLPGGVSKEAGEKNLLLEENQSVETNAGSLKGPMQFMFESEVDRIFSTPLESTLMFAINGNQIGFAKLVQGYRLSTSDGHYIPTKAEGKKLIKLKMNEIVLQVHWQETPRGYVAGVLTTQRVFIVSADLDVLASSSTKFDKGLPSFRSLLWLGPALLFSTATSVNVLGWDGIVRTILSISMPYSVLIGALNDRLLFANPTDINPRQKKGLEIRSCLVGLLEPLLIGFATMQQKFEQKLDLSETLYQITSRFDSLRITPRSLDILARGPPVCGDLAVSLSQAGPQFTQVLRGTYAIKALRFSTALSVLKDEFLRSRDYPKCPPTSQLFHRFQQLGYACIKFGQFDSAKETFEVIADYESMLDLFICHLNPSAMRRLAQKLEEEGADPELRRCCERILRVRSTGWTQGIFANFAAESMVPKGNEWGGGNWEIKTPANLKSIPQWELAAEVMPYMKTDDGTIPAIITDHIGVYLGSIKGRGNVVEVREDSLVKAFKSAGDTKPNGLPDSLTKSMSNESKGLPDGSMKAESLMGLETLIKQNPSSSAADEQAKAQEEFKKTMYGAATDGSSSDEEEPSKAKKLQIRIRDKPLASSTVDVNKIKEATKIFKLGEGLGPPVRTKSLTGSQELGQILSQPPATSANAPAASTVPTPAADLFGTDTLTHSAPVSQPGPMVVGMGVTAGPIPEDFFQNTIPSLQVAASLPPPGTYLAKLDQTSPQVGSDKVMPNPVGPSVTDIGLPDGGVPPQATQQAVSLESIGLPDGGIPPQAPNQAALSPQPQVQPSQVPLSSQPLDLSVLGVPDSVDSGKPPVQTAAPPSSVRPGQVPRGAAASVCFKVGLAHLEQNQLPDALSCFDEAFLALAKDSSRGADIKAQATICAQYKIAVTLLQEIARLQKVQGPSALSAKDEMARLSRHLGSLPLLAKHRINCIRTAIKRNMEVQNFAYSKQMLELLLSKAPPSKQDEFRSLIDMCVQRGSTNKSIDPLEDPSQFCAATLSRLSTIGYDVCDLCGAKFSALSTPGCIICGMGSIKRSDALAGPGPVPSPFG, encoded by the exons ATGGAGTGGGCGACGGTGCAGCATCTGGATCTACGGCATGTAGGTCGAGGTGTTAATAAGCCACTGCAGCCTCATGCTGCTGCGTTTCACCCAACTCAGGCTCTCATTGCCGCCGCGATCGGTACATACATAATTG AATTTGATGCATTAACAGGAAGCAAGCTCTCTACAATTGATATTGGAGCTTCTGTTGTCCGCATGTCTTATAGCCCTACTAGTGGCCATTCAGTGATTGCTATCTTAgag GATTGTACAATTCGGTGTTGTGATTTTGACACTGAGCAAACTTGTGTGTTGCATTCACCTGAAAAGAGAATGGAACAAATTTCTTCTGATACAGAAGTTCATCTTGCTTTGACTCCTCTCCAGCCTGTCGTTTTCTTCGGCTTCCATAGGAGGATGAGTGTAACTG TTGTTGGAACTGTTGAAGGGGGAAGGGCACCCACAAAAATAAAGACAGACTTGAAGAAACCAATAGTAAATCTTGCTTGCCATCCGCGCCTCCCTGTCCTG TATGTGGCTTATGCAGATGGTTTGATTCGAGCTTACAACATTCATACATATGCTGTTGCATACACACTACAAC TCGATAATACAATTAAGCTTATTGGTGCTGGTGCATTTGCTTTTCATTCGACATTAGAATGGATTTTTGTTGGTGATAGACGTGGTACACTTTTGGCATGGGATGTTTCAACTGAGAGACCTAATATGATCGGAAT TACACAAGTGGGTTCTCAACCAATCACCTCAATTTCTTGGCTCTCGACTTTGCGGTTACTTGTCACAGTTTCCAAGGATGGAACTCTCCAAGTGTGGAAAACACGAGTGATAATTAATCCTAATAGACCTCCAATGCAAGCAAATTTTTTTGAATCTGCTG GGATTGAATCAATTGACATCCCTCGAATTTTGTCTCAGAAGGGTGGAGAAGCAGTTTATCCTTTACCACGTATCAGATCCTTGGAAGTTCACTCAAAATTGAATTTGGCAGCTCTGCTGTTTGCA AGTATGAGCGGTGGCGACAATTTGAAAAATAGGGCTGCATACACAAGAGAAGGAAGAAAACAACTCTTTGCAGTTCTGCAAAGTGCCAGGGGTTCTTCAG CATCTGTTTTGAAGGAAAAGCTCTCGTCCTTGGGTTCATCAGGAATTTTGGCTGACCATCAACTTCAAGCACAACTGCAAGAGCATCATCTGAAGGG CCAAAGTCAGCTTACGATTTCAGACATAGCAAGGAAGGCATTCCTTTACAGT CATTTCATGGAAGGCCATGCCAAAAATGCCCCAATATCTCGGCTGCCTCTCATCACTATTTCAGATGCCAAGCATCATCTGAAGGACATTCCTGCTTGCCTG CCCTTTCATTTGGAGCTAAATTTCTTTAATAAAGAGAATCGAGTGCTGCATTATCCTGTTAGGGCTTTCTATGTTGATGGAATGAACCTCATGGGATATAATCTCTGCTCTGGAATGGATAATATTTACAAGAAACTTTATACCTCG ATTCCTGGAAATGTGGAATTTCATCCAAAGCACATTGCTCATAGTAAAAAGCAGCATCTATTTCTTGTTGTCTATGAATTCAGTGGTTCTACAAATGAAGTGGTCCTTTATTGGGAAAATACTGATTCTCAGCCAGCCAATATTAAAGGAAACACGGTTAAAG GTCGAGATGCTGTATTCATTGGCCCCAATGAAAATCAGTTTGCAATTCTTGATGAAGACAAGACTGGGCTGGTTCTGTATGTTCTGCCAGGAGGAGTTTCAAAAGAAGCTggtgaaaaaaatttattacttgaaGAAAATCAATCAGTGGAAACAAATGCTGGCTCGCTTAAGGGTCCCATGCAGTTTATGTTTGAAAGTGAAGTTGATCGTATCTTTTCCACTCCATTAG AGTCAACTTTGATGTTTGCTATTAATGGGAACCAGATTGGTTTTGCAAAGTTGGTTCAGGGATATCGCCTTTCAACTTCAGATGGTCATTACATACCAACAAAAGCAGAAGGGAAAAAGTTAATCAAGTTAAAAATGAATGAGATAGTACTCCAG GTGCATTGGCAAGAAACTCCCAGGGGCTATGTTGCAGGAGTATTAACAACTCAAAGGGTGTTTATAGTTTCAGCTGACCTTGACGTATTGGCAAGCAGTTCCACAAAATTTGATAAAGGACTTCCTTCA TTTAGATCCCTTTTATGGCTTGGGCCAGCTCTTCTTTTTTCTACTGCCACTTCAGTCAATGTTCTTGGCTGGGATGGAATAGTGAGGACTATTCTTTCTATTAGCATGCCCTATTCAG TTTTAATTGGTGCTTTGAATGATCGATTGCTGTTTGCTAACCCAACGGATATAAATCCAAGACAGAAAAAGGGGTTAGAGATTAGAAGTTGTCTTGTTGGACTCCTTGAACCTCTTCTTATTGGATTTGCCACAATGCAACAAAAATTTGAGCAGAAGCTTGACCTGTCAGAAACGCTTTACCAAATAACATCAAG GTTTGATAGTTTGCGCATCACTCCAAGATCTCTTGATATTCTTGCTAGAGGTCCTCCTGTTTGTGGTGATCTTGCAGTTTCATTATCCCAAGCAGGTCCACAATTCACCCAG GTATTGCGAGGCACCTATGCTATCAAAGCTCTTCGTTTTTCTACTGCTTTGTCTGTGTTGAAGGATGAATTCTTGCGGTCTCGAGACTATCCAAAATGTCCTCCAACCTCTCAGTTGTTCCACAGGTTTCAACAGTTGGGATATGCCTGTATCAA GTTTGGCCAGTTTGATAGTGCAAAGGAAACTTTTGAAGTTATAGCAGATTATGAAAGTATGCTTGATTTGTTCATATGCCACCTTAACCCTAGTGCCATGCGACGTCTTGCTCAGAAATTGGAAGAAGAAGGTGCAGATCCAGAGTTAAGGAGATGCTGTGAGAGGATTTTAAGGGTTCGTTCTACCGGGTGGACGCAAGGCATTTTTGCCAACTTTGCTGCCGAGAGCATGGTTCCCAAAGGAAATGAATGGGGTGGTGGGAACTGGGAAATAAAAACACCTGCTAATTTGAAAAGTATACCTCAGTGGGAACTGGCTGCAGAAGTAATGCCTTACATGAAGACTGAtgatggcaccatcccagccaTTATTACGGATCATATTGGTGTGTACCTGGGATCAATTAAAGGAAGAGGCAACGTAGTTGAAGTAAGGGAGGATAGTTTGGTCAAAGCTTTTAAGTCTGCAGGTGACACTAAGCCAAATGGACTTCCAGATTCATTGACTAAATCCATGTCTAATGAGTCAAAGGGATTGCCTGATGGCAGTATGAAGGCTGAATCCTTGATGGGTCTTGAAACACTAATTAAACAAAATCCAAGTTCATCTGCAGCTGATGAACAGGCTAAAGCACAAGAAGAATTCAAGAAAACAATGTATGGTGCGGCAACAGATGGTAGCAGCAGTGATGAGGAAGAACCTTCGAAAGccaaaaaattacaaattagaATACGAGATAAACCACTTGCTTCTTCCACTGTAGATGTCAATAAGATCAAAGAAGCAACAAAGATATTTAAACTTGGTGAAGGGCTAGGTCCACCCGTGCGGACAAAGTCATTAACTGGTTCCCAGGAGCTTGGTCAGATTTTATCCCAACCCCCTGCTACTAGTGCAAATGCACCTGCGGCTTCAACAGTTCCTACCCCTGCTGCTGATTTATTTGGTACTGATACCCTAACACATTCAGCCCCAGTATCACAACCAGGTCCTATGGTGGTAGGCATGGGAGTTACAGCTGGACCTATTCCAGAGGACTTCTTTCAAAATACTATTCCTTCCCTCCAAGTTGCAGCATCATTGCCGCCTCCTGGAACATATCTCGCAAAATTGGATCAAACTTCTCCACAAGTTGGAAGTGACAAGGTAATGCCTAATCCTGTTGGTCCTTCTGTGACTGACATTGGTCTTCCTGATGGTGGTGTTCCCCCGCAAGCTACTCAGCAAGCTGTCTCACTTGAATCCATTGGACTGCCTGATGGTGGTATCCCACCACAAGCCCCCAATCAGGCAGCTCTCTCACCTCAGCCACAAGTTCAGCCATCTCAGGTCCCTCTTTCATCTCAGCCTCTTGATCTCAGTGTTCTTGGAGTTCCAGATTCTGTTGATTCAGGAAAACCTCCTGTGCAAACTGCAGCTCCACCATCATCTGTGCGACCTGGACAG GTTCCCAGAGGAGCAGCTGCTTCAGTATGTTTCAAAGTTGGACTTGCTCACCTTGAGCAGAATCAACTGCCTGATGCATTATCATGTTTTGATGAAGCATTCCTAGCATTAGCAAAGGATAGCTCTCGTGGAGCTGATATTAAAGCCCAAGCAACCATCTGTGCTCAGTACAAGATAGCAGTTACTCTGCTTCAG GAAATTGCAAGGCTACAGAAAGTACAAGGTCCAAGTGCACTGAGTGCAAAAGATGAGATGGCAAGACTATCACGACATCTAGGTTCTTTGCCTCTTCTGGCAAAGCACCGAATAAATTGCATCCGGACAGCTATTAAACGAAATATGGAAGTGCAGAATTTTGCTTATTCAAAGCAGATGCTTGAGCTCCTTCTGTCCAAAGCTCCACCAAGCAAGCAGGATGAATTCAGAAGCTTGATTGACATGTGTGTTCAGAGGGGTTCAACCAACAAGTCTATTGATCCTTTGGAGGACCCCTCTCAGTTCTGTGCTGCTACGCTCAGCCGTTTATCAACCATTGGATATGACGTTTGTGACCTGTGTGGGGCCAAATTTTCTGCCCTCTCAACTCCTGGATGCATCATTTGTGGTATGGGCAGTATTAAAAGGTCAGATGCGCTGGCAGGGCCAGGGCCAGTTCCTTCCCCATTTGGCTGA
- the LOC110630106 gene encoding uncharacterized protein LOC110630106 isoform X1 yields the protein MEWATVQHLDLRHVGRGVNKPLQPHAAAFHPTQALIAAAIGTYIIEFDALTGSKLSTIDIGASVVRMSYSPTSGHSVIAILEDCTIRCCDFDTEQTCVLHSPEKRMEQISSDTEVHLALTPLQPVVFFGFHRRMSVTVVGTVEGGRAPTKIKTDLKKPIVNLACHPRLPVLYVAYADGLIRAYNIHTYAVAYTLQLDNTIKLIGAGAFAFHSTLEWIFVGDRRGTLLAWDVSTERPNMIGITQVGSQPITSISWLSTLRLLVTVSKDGTLQVWKTRVIINPNRPPMQANFFESAGIESIDIPRILSQKGGEAVYPLPRIRSLEVHSKLNLAALLFASMSGGDNLKNRAAYTREGRKQLFAVLQSARGSSASVLKEKLSSLGSSGILADHQLQAQLQEHHLKGSQSQLTISDIARKAFLYSHFMEGHAKNAPISRLPLITISDAKHHLKDIPACLPFHLELNFFNKENRVLHYPVRAFYVDGMNLMGYNLCSGMDNIYKKLYTSIPGNVEFHPKHIAHSKKQHLFLVVYEFSGSTNEVVLYWENTDSQPANIKGNTVKGRDAVFIGPNENQFAILDEDKTGLVLYVLPGGVSKEAGEKNLLLEENQSVETNAGSLKGPMQFMFESEVDRIFSTPLESTLMFAINGNQIGFAKLVQGYRLSTSDGHYIPTKAEGKKLIKLKMNEIVLQVHWQETPRGYVAGVLTTQRVFIVSADLDVLASSSTKFDKGLPSFRSLLWLGPALLFSTATSVNVLGWDGIVRTILSISMPYSVLIGALNDRLLFANPTDINPRQKKGLEIRSCLVGLLEPLLIGFATMQQKFEQKLDLSETLYQITSRFDSLRITPRSLDILARGPPVCGDLAVSLSQAGPQFTQVLRGTYAIKALRFSTALSVLKDEFLRSRDYPKCPPTSQLFHRFQQLGYACIKFGQFDSAKETFEVIADYESMLDLFICHLNPSAMRRLAQKLEEEGADPELRRCCERILRVRSTGWTQGIFANFAAESMVPKGNEWGGGNWEIKTPANLKSIPQWELAAEVMPYMKTDDGTIPAIITDHIGVYLGSIKGRGNVVEVREDSLVKAFKSAGDTKPNGLPDSLTKSMSNESKGLPDGSMKAESLMGLETLIKQNPSSSAADEQAKAQEEFKKTMYGAATDGSSSDEEEPSKAKKLQIRIRDKPLASSTVDVNKIKEATKIFKLGEGLGPPVRTKSLTGSQELGQILSQPPATSANAPAASTVPTPAADLFGTDTLTHSAPVSQPGPMVVGMGVTAGPIPEDFFQNTIPSLQVAASLPPPGTYLAKLDQTSPQVGSDKVMPNPVGPSVTDIGLPDGGVPPQATQQAVSLESIGLPDGGIPPQAPNQAALSPQPQVQPSQVPLSSQPLDLSVLGVPDSVDSGKPPVQTAAPPSSVRPGQVPRGAAASVCFKVGLAHLEQNQLPDALSCFDEAFLALAKDSSRGADIKAQATICAQYKIAVTLLQEIARLQKVQGPSALSAKDEMARLSRHLGSLPLLAKHRINCIRTAIKRNMEVQNFAYSKQMLELLLSKAPPSKQDEFRSLIDMCVQRGSTNKSIDPLEDPSQFCAATLSRLSTIGYDVCDLCGAKFSALSTPGCIICGMGSIKRSDALAGPGPVPSPFG from the exons ATGGAGTGGGCGACGGTGCAGCATCTGGATCTACGGCATGTAGGTCGAGGTGTTAATAAGCCACTGCAGCCTCATGCTGCTGCGTTTCACCCAACTCAGGCTCTCATTGCCGCCGCGATCGGTACATACATAATTG AATTTGATGCATTAACAGGAAGCAAGCTCTCTACAATTGATATTGGAGCTTCTGTTGTCCGCATGTCTTATAGCCCTACTAGTGGCCATTCAGTGATTGCTATCTTAgag GATTGTACAATTCGGTGTTGTGATTTTGACACTGAGCAAACTTGTGTGTTGCATTCACCTGAAAAGAGAATGGAACAAATTTCTTCTGATACAGAAGTTCATCTTGCTTTGACTCCTCTCCAGCCTGTCGTTTTCTTCGGCTTCCATAGGAGGATGAGTGTAACTG TTGTTGGAACTGTTGAAGGGGGAAGGGCACCCACAAAAATAAAGACAGACTTGAAGAAACCAATAGTAAATCTTGCTTGCCATCCGCGCCTCCCTGTCCTG TATGTGGCTTATGCAGATGGTTTGATTCGAGCTTACAACATTCATACATATGCTGTTGCATACACACTACAAC TCGATAATACAATTAAGCTTATTGGTGCTGGTGCATTTGCTTTTCATTCGACATTAGAATGGATTTTTGTTGGTGATAGACGTGGTACACTTTTGGCATGGGATGTTTCAACTGAGAGACCTAATATGATCGGAAT TACACAAGTGGGTTCTCAACCAATCACCTCAATTTCTTGGCTCTCGACTTTGCGGTTACTTGTCACAGTTTCCAAGGATGGAACTCTCCAAGTGTGGAAAACACGAGTGATAATTAATCCTAATAGACCTCCAATGCAAGCAAATTTTTTTGAATCTGCTG GGATTGAATCAATTGACATCCCTCGAATTTTGTCTCAGAAGGGTGGAGAAGCAGTTTATCCTTTACCACGTATCAGATCCTTGGAAGTTCACTCAAAATTGAATTTGGCAGCTCTGCTGTTTGCA AGTATGAGCGGTGGCGACAATTTGAAAAATAGGGCTGCATACACAAGAGAAGGAAGAAAACAACTCTTTGCAGTTCTGCAAAGTGCCAGGGGTTCTTCAG CATCTGTTTTGAAGGAAAAGCTCTCGTCCTTGGGTTCATCAGGAATTTTGGCTGACCATCAACTTCAAGCACAACTGCAAGAGCATCATCTGAAGGG CAGCCAAAGTCAGCTTACGATTTCAGACATAGCAAGGAAGGCATTCCTTTACAGT CATTTCATGGAAGGCCATGCCAAAAATGCCCCAATATCTCGGCTGCCTCTCATCACTATTTCAGATGCCAAGCATCATCTGAAGGACATTCCTGCTTGCCTG CCCTTTCATTTGGAGCTAAATTTCTTTAATAAAGAGAATCGAGTGCTGCATTATCCTGTTAGGGCTTTCTATGTTGATGGAATGAACCTCATGGGATATAATCTCTGCTCTGGAATGGATAATATTTACAAGAAACTTTATACCTCG ATTCCTGGAAATGTGGAATTTCATCCAAAGCACATTGCTCATAGTAAAAAGCAGCATCTATTTCTTGTTGTCTATGAATTCAGTGGTTCTACAAATGAAGTGGTCCTTTATTGGGAAAATACTGATTCTCAGCCAGCCAATATTAAAGGAAACACGGTTAAAG GTCGAGATGCTGTATTCATTGGCCCCAATGAAAATCAGTTTGCAATTCTTGATGAAGACAAGACTGGGCTGGTTCTGTATGTTCTGCCAGGAGGAGTTTCAAAAGAAGCTggtgaaaaaaatttattacttgaaGAAAATCAATCAGTGGAAACAAATGCTGGCTCGCTTAAGGGTCCCATGCAGTTTATGTTTGAAAGTGAAGTTGATCGTATCTTTTCCACTCCATTAG AGTCAACTTTGATGTTTGCTATTAATGGGAACCAGATTGGTTTTGCAAAGTTGGTTCAGGGATATCGCCTTTCAACTTCAGATGGTCATTACATACCAACAAAAGCAGAAGGGAAAAAGTTAATCAAGTTAAAAATGAATGAGATAGTACTCCAG GTGCATTGGCAAGAAACTCCCAGGGGCTATGTTGCAGGAGTATTAACAACTCAAAGGGTGTTTATAGTTTCAGCTGACCTTGACGTATTGGCAAGCAGTTCCACAAAATTTGATAAAGGACTTCCTTCA TTTAGATCCCTTTTATGGCTTGGGCCAGCTCTTCTTTTTTCTACTGCCACTTCAGTCAATGTTCTTGGCTGGGATGGAATAGTGAGGACTATTCTTTCTATTAGCATGCCCTATTCAG TTTTAATTGGTGCTTTGAATGATCGATTGCTGTTTGCTAACCCAACGGATATAAATCCAAGACAGAAAAAGGGGTTAGAGATTAGAAGTTGTCTTGTTGGACTCCTTGAACCTCTTCTTATTGGATTTGCCACAATGCAACAAAAATTTGAGCAGAAGCTTGACCTGTCAGAAACGCTTTACCAAATAACATCAAG GTTTGATAGTTTGCGCATCACTCCAAGATCTCTTGATATTCTTGCTAGAGGTCCTCCTGTTTGTGGTGATCTTGCAGTTTCATTATCCCAAGCAGGTCCACAATTCACCCAG GTATTGCGAGGCACCTATGCTATCAAAGCTCTTCGTTTTTCTACTGCTTTGTCTGTGTTGAAGGATGAATTCTTGCGGTCTCGAGACTATCCAAAATGTCCTCCAACCTCTCAGTTGTTCCACAGGTTTCAACAGTTGGGATATGCCTGTATCAA GTTTGGCCAGTTTGATAGTGCAAAGGAAACTTTTGAAGTTATAGCAGATTATGAAAGTATGCTTGATTTGTTCATATGCCACCTTAACCCTAGTGCCATGCGACGTCTTGCTCAGAAATTGGAAGAAGAAGGTGCAGATCCAGAGTTAAGGAGATGCTGTGAGAGGATTTTAAGGGTTCGTTCTACCGGGTGGACGCAAGGCATTTTTGCCAACTTTGCTGCCGAGAGCATGGTTCCCAAAGGAAATGAATGGGGTGGTGGGAACTGGGAAATAAAAACACCTGCTAATTTGAAAAGTATACCTCAGTGGGAACTGGCTGCAGAAGTAATGCCTTACATGAAGACTGAtgatggcaccatcccagccaTTATTACGGATCATATTGGTGTGTACCTGGGATCAATTAAAGGAAGAGGCAACGTAGTTGAAGTAAGGGAGGATAGTTTGGTCAAAGCTTTTAAGTCTGCAGGTGACACTAAGCCAAATGGACTTCCAGATTCATTGACTAAATCCATGTCTAATGAGTCAAAGGGATTGCCTGATGGCAGTATGAAGGCTGAATCCTTGATGGGTCTTGAAACACTAATTAAACAAAATCCAAGTTCATCTGCAGCTGATGAACAGGCTAAAGCACAAGAAGAATTCAAGAAAACAATGTATGGTGCGGCAACAGATGGTAGCAGCAGTGATGAGGAAGAACCTTCGAAAGccaaaaaattacaaattagaATACGAGATAAACCACTTGCTTCTTCCACTGTAGATGTCAATAAGATCAAAGAAGCAACAAAGATATTTAAACTTGGTGAAGGGCTAGGTCCACCCGTGCGGACAAAGTCATTAACTGGTTCCCAGGAGCTTGGTCAGATTTTATCCCAACCCCCTGCTACTAGTGCAAATGCACCTGCGGCTTCAACAGTTCCTACCCCTGCTGCTGATTTATTTGGTACTGATACCCTAACACATTCAGCCCCAGTATCACAACCAGGTCCTATGGTGGTAGGCATGGGAGTTACAGCTGGACCTATTCCAGAGGACTTCTTTCAAAATACTATTCCTTCCCTCCAAGTTGCAGCATCATTGCCGCCTCCTGGAACATATCTCGCAAAATTGGATCAAACTTCTCCACAAGTTGGAAGTGACAAGGTAATGCCTAATCCTGTTGGTCCTTCTGTGACTGACATTGGTCTTCCTGATGGTGGTGTTCCCCCGCAAGCTACTCAGCAAGCTGTCTCACTTGAATCCATTGGACTGCCTGATGGTGGTATCCCACCACAAGCCCCCAATCAGGCAGCTCTCTCACCTCAGCCACAAGTTCAGCCATCTCAGGTCCCTCTTTCATCTCAGCCTCTTGATCTCAGTGTTCTTGGAGTTCCAGATTCTGTTGATTCAGGAAAACCTCCTGTGCAAACTGCAGCTCCACCATCATCTGTGCGACCTGGACAG GTTCCCAGAGGAGCAGCTGCTTCAGTATGTTTCAAAGTTGGACTTGCTCACCTTGAGCAGAATCAACTGCCTGATGCATTATCATGTTTTGATGAAGCATTCCTAGCATTAGCAAAGGATAGCTCTCGTGGAGCTGATATTAAAGCCCAAGCAACCATCTGTGCTCAGTACAAGATAGCAGTTACTCTGCTTCAG GAAATTGCAAGGCTACAGAAAGTACAAGGTCCAAGTGCACTGAGTGCAAAAGATGAGATGGCAAGACTATCACGACATCTAGGTTCTTTGCCTCTTCTGGCAAAGCACCGAATAAATTGCATCCGGACAGCTATTAAACGAAATATGGAAGTGCAGAATTTTGCTTATTCAAAGCAGATGCTTGAGCTCCTTCTGTCCAAAGCTCCACCAAGCAAGCAGGATGAATTCAGAAGCTTGATTGACATGTGTGTTCAGAGGGGTTCAACCAACAAGTCTATTGATCCTTTGGAGGACCCCTCTCAGTTCTGTGCTGCTACGCTCAGCCGTTTATCAACCATTGGATATGACGTTTGTGACCTGTGTGGGGCCAAATTTTCTGCCCTCTCAACTCCTGGATGCATCATTTGTGGTATGGGCAGTATTAAAAGGTCAGATGCGCTGGCAGGGCCAGGGCCAGTTCCTTCCCCATTTGGCTGA